A window of the Chloroflexaceae bacterium genome harbors these coding sequences:
- a CDS encoding STAS domain-containing protein, which yields MEIAHRQMNRVDLLEIAGRVDAATAPQFKRQLDTLLDAGRNRIVLDLAKLESISSAGLRVLLEARRRARDWNLAEEEGGDIRIANLPPRIKEVFDLTGFTTLFELYDDTVEAAGSF from the coding sequence ATGGAGATCGCCCACCGCCAGATGAACCGGGTGGACCTGCTGGAGATCGCCGGGCGGGTGGACGCGGCGACCGCGCCGCAGTTCAAGCGCCAGCTTGATACCCTGCTTGACGCCGGGCGCAACCGGATCGTGCTCGATCTGGCGAAGCTGGAGTCCATCAGCAGCGCCGGGCTGCGGGTGTTGCTGGAGGCGCGCCGGCGCGCCCGCGACTGGAACCTGGCCGAGGAGGAGGGCGGCGACATCCGCATCGCCAATCTTCCGCCGCGGATCAAGGAGGTCTTCGATCTGACCGGCTTCACCACGCTCTTTGAGCTGTACGACGATACGGTCGAAGCGGCCGGTTCCTTCTGA